In one Diabrotica virgifera virgifera chromosome 7, PGI_DIABVI_V3a genomic region, the following are encoded:
- the LOC114325726 gene encoding endocuticle structural glycoprotein ABD-4, whose protein sequence is MKLILAVLAISAAYCVAAPAEPNKEPIPIVKFENEGVNADGSYSWNYETGNNIIAHEQGTVKAGGKPDESELEVVGGYEYTDNEGNKVQISYIANKDGFQPQGDVLPTPPPIPPAIVRLLEYLKAHPSEEDEKEQNKV, encoded by the exons ATGAAATTG ATCTTAGCAGTTCTAGCCATTTCTGCCGCATATTGCGTAGCTGCCCCAGCAGAACCAAACAAGGAACCCATTCCAATAGTTAAATTCGAAAATGAAGGAGTAAATGCGGACGGATCCTACAGTTGGAA TTATGAAACCGGAAACAACATAATTGCCCACGAGCAAGGAACAGTTAAAGCCGGAGGAAAACCCGACGAATCTGAATTGGAGGTTGTAGGAGGTTATGAATACACCGACAACGAGGGCAACAAGGTTCAGATCTCCTACATCGCCAACAAAGACGGGTTCCAACCTCAAGGAGACGTTCTCCCCACTCCTCCACCAATCCCACCAGCGATCGTCAGACTTCTGGAATACCTCAAAGCACATCCATCTGAAGAAGATGAAAAAGAACAAAACAAAGTTTAA